Proteins co-encoded in one Azospirillum brasilense genomic window:
- a CDS encoding hybrid sensor histidine kinase/response regulator — translation MIRFPVNALLNFHPKAILAAIVLVMTLLGGVAWGALSLVDYVSTLDRAERSARQAAAFLEGHADAVLDGGAAALARVADRLETGGLASLPDKALGEALAASRFGALSILDAGGQTVFGPSIQPDGGTASLFRGAGGGLELLHGQVDGLDSILMARRILGREGIPEGAVLLALPSSSLHTVLDVFGDGRHSVAGLFRLDGTRLAGIGGAGIGPLPTLGPGEESGESDWTVGGEGVVIGLKRMRDFPAVAAVALPRGVVLEPWSGRLQHGFMMVGVSVVALFGLAALGWASLRREAAARDALRDANARLEQRVEERTADLRSLNQKLVRALAEKERANQAKARFLSAANHDLRQPFQALRLFHHLLMERLKESRERSIAEKMGEALDSGEKLLHALLEVATLDAGVVRPNIADVPVATVLDGVAAEFRGLAADKTLDLRVRGCPAMVRTDATLLTRMLGDLLRNAIAYTPTGGVVVGCRRRGQWLRIEVWDTGPGIAAEHLDAIFEDFVQLGNPERDRRRGLGLGLPKVRRKAALLGHAVEVRSRPGQGSVFSIMVPLAASESRADAVAPVPAGRSEDRDTRLILVVEDDPVQSAGMQLLLESWGHDVLVAADGPAALAALRAAPRCPDVILSDFRLPGPLTGAETVTRAAEQEGRPIPGIILTGDTAPERIREAVAVGCRLLHKPVTPDVLRDALNALGTERQPFRHNQPSAA, via the coding sequence ATGATCCGGTTCCCGGTCAACGCCCTGCTGAATTTCCACCCGAAGGCCATCCTCGCCGCCATCGTCCTGGTGATGACGCTGCTCGGCGGCGTGGCCTGGGGGGCTCTGTCGCTGGTCGATTACGTCAGCACGCTCGACCGCGCCGAGCGCAGCGCCCGGCAGGCCGCGGCCTTCCTCGAAGGGCACGCCGACGCGGTGCTGGACGGCGGGGCCGCCGCCCTGGCGCGGGTGGCCGACCGATTGGAGACGGGCGGGTTGGCGTCGCTCCCCGACAAAGCCCTGGGGGAGGCGCTGGCGGCGTCGCGGTTCGGCGCGCTGTCCATCCTGGACGCCGGCGGCCAAACGGTGTTCGGCCCCTCCATCCAACCCGACGGCGGCACCGCCAGCCTGTTCCGGGGGGCGGGGGGCGGTCTGGAGCTTCTGCACGGACAGGTGGACGGGCTGGATTCCATCCTGATGGCCCGCCGCATCCTCGGGCGCGAGGGCATCCCGGAGGGGGCGGTCCTGCTGGCGCTTCCCTCCTCCAGCCTGCACACCGTGCTCGACGTCTTCGGCGACGGGCGGCACAGCGTCGCCGGGCTGTTCCGCCTGGACGGCACGCGGCTCGCCGGCATCGGAGGCGCCGGGATCGGTCCGCTGCCGACGCTGGGGCCAGGGGAGGAGAGCGGCGAGAGCGATTGGACGGTCGGCGGAGAGGGCGTGGTCATCGGCCTGAAGCGGATGCGCGACTTCCCGGCGGTGGCGGCGGTCGCCCTGCCGCGTGGCGTCGTCCTGGAGCCGTGGAGCGGCCGCCTGCAGCACGGATTCATGATGGTCGGCGTCAGCGTCGTCGCGCTGTTCGGGCTGGCCGCGCTCGGCTGGGCCAGCCTGCGGCGCGAAGCGGCGGCCCGCGACGCCCTGCGCGACGCCAACGCCCGGCTGGAGCAGCGGGTGGAGGAGCGCACCGCCGACCTGCGTTCGCTCAACCAGAAGCTCGTCCGGGCCCTGGCCGAGAAGGAGCGCGCCAACCAGGCCAAGGCCCGATTCCTGTCGGCGGCCAACCACGATCTGCGCCAACCCTTCCAGGCGCTTCGCCTGTTCCACCATTTGCTGATGGAGCGGCTGAAGGAGTCGCGCGAGCGCTCCATCGCCGAGAAGATGGGCGAGGCGCTGGACAGCGGGGAGAAGCTGCTGCACGCGCTGCTGGAGGTCGCCACGCTGGACGCCGGGGTGGTCCGCCCGAACATCGCCGATGTGCCGGTCGCCACCGTCCTGGACGGCGTGGCCGCGGAATTCCGGGGGCTGGCGGCGGACAAGACGCTGGATCTGCGGGTGCGCGGCTGCCCCGCCATGGTGCGCACCGACGCCACCCTGCTGACGCGGATGCTGGGCGACCTGCTGCGCAACGCCATCGCCTACACGCCCACGGGCGGGGTCGTGGTCGGCTGCCGGCGGCGCGGCCAATGGCTGCGCATCGAGGTGTGGGACACCGGCCCCGGCATCGCGGCGGAGCATCTGGACGCCATCTTCGAGGACTTCGTGCAGTTGGGCAACCCGGAGCGCGACCGTCGCCGCGGCCTGGGTCTGGGGCTTCCCAAGGTGCGCCGCAAGGCCGCGCTGCTGGGGCACGCGGTGGAGGTCCGCTCGCGCCCCGGCCAGGGGTCCGTCTTCTCCATCATGGTCCCGCTGGCGGCCAGCGAATCACGGGCGGACGCGGTGGCTCCCGTCCCCGCCGGCCGGTCGGAGGACCGGGACACCCGCCTGATCCTGGTCGTGGAGGACGACCCGGTGCAGAGCGCCGGAATGCAACTGCTGTTGGAAAGCTGGGGGCACGACGTCCTGGTGGCGGCGGACGGGCCGGCGGCGCTGGCGGCGTTGCGCGCCGCGCCCCGCTGCCCGGACGTCATTCTGTCCGACTTCCGCCTGCCGGGACCGCTGACCGGCGCCGAGACGGTCACCCGCGCGGCCGAGCAGGAGGGACGGCCGATCCCCGGCATCATCCTGACCGGCGACACCGCCCCCGAACGCATCCGCGAGGCGGTGGCCGTGGGCTGCCGCCTGCTGCACAAGCCCGTCACCCCCGACGTGCTGCGCGACGCGCTGAACGCCCTGGGGACGGAGCGCCAACCGTTCCGCCACAACCAGCCGTCCGCGGCCTGA